A stretch of the Aricia agestis chromosome 15, ilAriAges1.1, whole genome shotgun sequence genome encodes the following:
- the LOC121734400 gene encoding ubiquitin-conjugating enzyme E2 J2 produces the protein MKTMAKTKVTGATSRLKQDYLRLKKDPVPYVTAEPVPSNILEWHYVVKGPEKSPYEGGYYHGKIIFPREFPFKPPSIFMITPNGRFRTNTRLCLSITDFHPDTWNPAWSISTILTGLLSFMLEKTPTFGSIQTSDYQKRCFAAESLEINLKNKMFCELFPEYVEEIEKQLKERQEALLQSDNPSNPSDAEVTEQSNLYTVLTNLLLVVGFVFLAYMVKYVLASISND, from the coding sequence ATGAAAACAATGGCTAAGACAAAAGTAACAGGAGCCACAAGTAGGTTGAAGCAGGATTACTTGAGGCTGAAAAAAGACCCCGTTCCCTATGTGACCGCAGAACCAGTGCCTTCGAACATATTGGAGTGGCATTATGTGGTCAAAGGTCCAGAGAAGAGTCCCTACGAGGGAGGATACTACCACGGCAAGATCATTTTCCCGAGGGAGTTCCCCTTCAAACCTCCGTCGATATTCATGATCACGCCGAATGGCCGATTCAGAACGAACACTAGACTGTGCCTCAGTATTACAGACTTTCATCCGGACACATGGAATCCGGCGTGGTCTATATCCACCATTTTAACTGGACTACTCAGTTTCATGCTGGAAAAAACACCGACATTTGGATCAATACAAACCTCGGACTACCAAAAAAGATGTTTTGCAGCTGAGTCACTCGAAATAAACCTAAAAAACAAGATGTTTTGTGAGCTGTTTCCGGAGTATGTGGAGGAAATTGAGAAGCAGCTAAAGGAGCGACAGGAGGCTCTGCTGCAGTCGGATAATCCCAGTAACCCCAGTGATGCTGAAGTTACCGAACAGTCCAACTTGTACACTGTGTTGACTAACTTGTTACTAGTTGTTGGCTTTGTATTTCTTGCTTACATGGTGAAGTATGTTTTAGCGTCAATATCTAATGActaa